One part of the Ktedonobacterales bacterium genome encodes these proteins:
- a CDS encoding DUF4032 domain-containing protein: protein MGRTTAPRSISFDLPRADRGALAELPWQAPLEGWPALGVQAIYARRGESRHTVLFVEAEGRRYAIKETSPEAARKEINQLIEIRQRGIYALEPVGVVVAPGPPIAVGKIAGVTQYLPGDLGYCVTRLAQRVIPQALLYRYPFTRRNREMLWNAIIALLLNLHERGIFWGDPSLANTLIDLSQHKVRALLADAETVELYSGPLDEHRRQEDLAALQESLLWTGEDIRQSRDAYGPLLITQEDTAYIARHYAALRQVRHEPEAAAQAATPEDSGAEAEHIARPLTPVERVAGQLYELGYSILDISWRAILATGDTLRSRALAAHAETARPRWYQQRIQDALGVHIPRPYARQFYRHLVRHQWLMSERANHDIPLEEAARDWYERYHLPAITLLRAYFPSESDSLEVYLGVLDRKWELSLRAGFETNLEEAALDYALRHARSAALLHRAFTAVASLLPQRSELRRLVRPEDQQQKPAPPTA, encoded by the coding sequence ATGGGGAGGACGACCGCGCCGCGATCCATCAGCTTTGACCTGCCCAGGGCGGATCGCGGCGCGCTAGCCGAACTGCCCTGGCAAGCGCCGCTGGAGGGCTGGCCCGCGCTGGGCGTGCAGGCCATCTACGCGCGGCGCGGCGAATCGCGCCACACCGTCCTCTTTGTCGAGGCCGAAGGGCGGCGTTATGCCATCAAAGAAACTTCGCCAGAAGCGGCCCGCAAAGAGATCAACCAGCTTATCGAGATCAGGCAGCGCGGCATCTACGCCCTGGAGCCGGTGGGCGTCGTCGTAGCGCCTGGTCCACCCATTGCGGTTGGCAAAATCGCGGGCGTCACCCAATATCTGCCTGGCGACCTGGGCTACTGCGTCACCCGTCTGGCGCAGCGCGTCATCCCCCAGGCGCTGCTCTATCGCTATCCCTTCACCCGCCGCAATCGGGAGATGCTCTGGAACGCGATCATCGCCCTGCTGCTCAATCTGCACGAGCGCGGCATCTTCTGGGGCGACCCCTCGCTGGCAAACACCCTGATCGATCTCAGCCAGCATAAAGTGCGCGCCCTGCTGGCCGACGCCGAAACCGTCGAACTCTATTCTGGCCCGCTGGACGAACACCGCCGCCAGGAAGACCTGGCCGCCTTGCAAGAATCGCTGCTCTGGACCGGCGAAGATATTCGCCAGTCGCGGGACGCCTATGGGCCGCTGCTCATTACTCAGGAAGATACCGCGTATATCGCCCGGCACTATGCCGCGCTGCGCCAGGTGCGCCACGAGCCAGAAGCAGCAGCGCAAGCGGCGACGCCTGAAGACAGCGGGGCGGAAGCGGAGCATATCGCCCGCCCGCTCACGCCCGTTGAGCGCGTGGCCGGGCAGCTATACGAACTGGGCTATTCCATTCTTGATATAAGCTGGCGCGCCATTCTGGCAACCGGCGATACCCTGCGCTCGCGTGCGCTGGCCGCGCATGCCGAAACGGCGCGCCCCCGCTGGTATCAGCAGCGCATTCAAGACGCGCTGGGGGTGCATATCCCGCGCCCCTATGCCCGCCAGTTCTACCGGCATCTCGTGCGCCACCAATGGCTGATGAGCGAGCGCGCCAACCACGATATTCCGCTGGAAGAAGCCGCCCGCGATTGGTACGAACGCTATCACCTGCCAGCCATCACCTTGCTGCGCGCCTACTTCCCCTCTGAGTCCGATTCCCTGGAAGTCTACCTGGGCGTGCTGGACCGCAAGTGGGAACTCAGCCTGCGCGCCGGATTCGAGACCAACCTGGAAGAAGCCGCGCTTGACTACGCCCTGCGCCACGCCCGCTCAGCCGCTCTGCTGCATCGCGCCTTTACCGCCGTCGCCTCGCTGCTCCCCCAACGCAGCGAACTGCGCCGCCTGGTGCGCCCGGAAGATCAGCAGCAGAAGCCAGCGCCCCCAACAGCATAA
- a CDS encoding WD40 repeat domain-containing protein: MLLPAERIAPENAGRLTLLGVLEANTSPVRGLAWSPDGSALALSAYKDAQIWDANTGQRLAKLQGHTSEVDGIAWSPDGSMLASASRDATVRLWDARQRTPLTVLQDPATHTMMINVAWSPDSRRLASGDGNGLVQLWDASTGKNLLSRNDPPLHGASTRLLAYAVYGIGWSPDGQYVAANRYDGLLRVWEASTGKIIAIRQTLIGPNGLAWSPDGRILSVGTDTGAIQLWDTRTWNNTATLQEPGDSFGWTYAVPWSPDGRLIAASRQNALAQVWDAGAGKKLVDLRGHSNVLWAAAWSPDGLRLASGSDDGTARLWGVR, encoded by the coding sequence ATGCTGCTCCCTGCTGAGCGTATCGCGCCGGAAAATGCCGGGCGGCTGACCTTGCTGGGCGTGCTGGAAGCGAACACCAGTCCGGTACGTGGCCTCGCCTGGTCGCCGGATGGCAGCGCCCTGGCGCTGAGCGCCTACAAAGACGCCCAGATTTGGGATGCCAACACAGGCCAGCGCCTGGCAAAGCTGCAAGGACACACCAGCGAAGTTGATGGCATTGCCTGGTCGCCCGACGGCAGCATGCTGGCATCCGCCAGCCGCGACGCCACGGTGCGGCTTTGGGATGCCCGGCAGCGCACACCGCTCACAGTCTTGCAAGACCCGGCCACGCACACCATGATGATCAACGTGGCGTGGTCGCCCGACAGCCGCAGACTGGCATCCGGGGACGGCAACGGCCTCGTGCAGCTATGGGACGCCAGCACCGGCAAAAACCTGCTCTCCAGAAACGATCCGCCCCTCCACGGCGCGTCAACAAGGCTCCTGGCCTATGCCGTCTATGGCATTGGCTGGTCGCCAGACGGCCAGTACGTTGCCGCGAATCGCTACGATGGCCTGCTGCGTGTCTGGGAAGCCAGCACCGGCAAAATCATCGCCATCCGCCAGACGCTCATCGGACCAAATGGCCTGGCCTGGTCTCCTGATGGCCGCATACTCTCTGTGGGGACCGATACCGGCGCGATCCAGCTTTGGGATACCCGGACCTGGAACAATACGGCTACCCTTCAGGAACCTGGCGATTCCTTCGGATGGACCTACGCGGTCCCCTGGTCGCCGGATGGGCGCTTAATCGCTGCATCACGGCAAAACGCTCTGGCGCAGGTCTGGGACGCTGGCGCGGGTAAGAAACTGGTGGACCTGCGAGGACATTCCAACGTCCTCTGGGCAGCCGCGTGGTCGCCCGATGGGCTGCGGCTGGCCTCCGGCAGCGATGACGGGACGGCTCGGCTATGGGGCGTGCGCTAG
- a CDS encoding glyceraldehyde 3-phosphate dehydrogenase NAD-binding domain-containing protein produces MGTIAIHGFGRIGRSTLKAALSGNRFTPVSLSDIKDLPTLAVLFAVDTNYGRWPEAVRTEGSTLAIGTREMQFIDSTHALPDWRALGVEVVVDATGRATTRAAAQEHLDRGAKKVLVSAPSKTLQDCDAVLLPGINLDAYNPKEQHIISMASCTTNALAPVVKVLLETFGIKTGFFSTVHAYTNTQSLTDQPMRDRRDSWAAAENIIPSASGAARALRFIWPDLAITGKAYRVPVRTGSIVELNVLVERSTSKEEVCDAFRRAAASAPLKGIMGVLEEEYASCRVVGDLHSSLIDLPLVDVLDGTMVSVAAWYDNELGYSTRLAETAQFLAAGGLSA; encoded by the coding sequence ATGGGGACTATCGCTATTCACGGTTTTGGCAGAATCGGACGGTCCACCTTGAAGGCGGCGCTGAGCGGCAATCGCTTTACGCCGGTTTCGCTCTCCGATATTAAGGACTTGCCGACGCTTGCGGTCCTGTTTGCGGTGGATACCAATTATGGGCGCTGGCCTGAAGCCGTCAGGACTGAAGGCAGCACGCTCGCCATTGGTACCCGCGAGATGCAGTTTATTGATTCGACGCACGCTCTGCCAGATTGGCGGGCGCTAGGGGTGGAGGTGGTGGTTGACGCTACCGGCAGGGCAACGACCAGGGCGGCTGCGCAGGAGCATCTGGATCGCGGCGCAAAAAAGGTGCTGGTCAGCGCGCCCAGCAAGACGTTGCAGGACTGTGACGCGGTGCTGCTGCCAGGGATCAATCTGGATGCCTACAACCCGAAAGAACAGCACATTATCAGTATGGCAAGCTGCACGACGAATGCGCTGGCTCCGGTGGTGAAGGTGCTGCTGGAGACGTTCGGCATTAAAACCGGCTTCTTTTCTACCGTCCATGCCTACACCAATACACAGTCGCTCACCGATCAGCCGATGCGGGACCGCCGCGATTCGTGGGCGGCGGCTGAAAACATCATTCCTTCTGCTTCCGGGGCGGCCAGGGCGCTGCGCTTCATCTGGCCGGACCTGGCGATTACGGGAAAAGCCTACCGGGTGCCGGTACGTACCGGCAGCATTGTGGAGTTGAATGTTCTTGTGGAGCGCAGTACCTCAAAAGAGGAAGTGTGCGATGCGTTCCGCAGGGCGGCAGCCAGCGCCCCGCTCAAAGGCATCATGGGTGTGCTGGAGGAGGAATATGCTTCGTGTCGGGTGGTGGGCGATTTGCATTCTTCGTTGATAGACCTGCCCCTTGTTGATGTGCTGGATGGCACGATGGTGTCGGTTGCCGCCTGGTATGACAACGAGTTGGGTTACTCAACGAGGCTGGCCGAAACCGCGCAGTTTCTGGCCGCAGGCGGTCTTTCAGCATAA
- a CDS encoding SDR family oxidoreductase, with the protein MEQTAAPMREKVCLVTGSNSGIGKETALGLARLGATVVMVCRDQSKGAAAQAEIKTQSGNPSVDLLIADLSSQQSIRQLAREITERYPQVHVLVNNAGVSPSQRALTSDGIEKTFAVNHLAPFLLTNLLLERLKASAPARVVTVASSGQSAINFDDLQGEKHYSMLGAYGQSKLANILFTYELARRLEGTGVTANCLHPGVVSTNLAREFNPLFRAMARLFFISPAKGAQTSIYLASSPEVEGVSGKYFTKKREIPSSKESHDTASARRLWQISEQLTQLVPA; encoded by the coding sequence GTGGAACAAACAGCAGCGCCTATGCGTGAAAAAGTATGCCTGGTCACAGGCAGTAACTCAGGAATAGGCAAAGAAACCGCGTTAGGATTGGCAAGGTTGGGCGCCACCGTCGTTATGGTCTGCCGTGACCAGAGCAAAGGCGCAGCGGCTCAGGCAGAGATCAAGACCCAAAGCGGCAACCCCTCGGTTGACCTGCTTATCGCCGATCTCTCGTCGCAGCAATCCATCCGCCAACTGGCGCGGGAGATAACAGAACGCTATCCGCAGGTACACGTCCTGGTGAATAACGCCGGAGTTTCCCCCAGCCAACGCGCTCTCACCAGTGATGGCATCGAAAAGACGTTCGCCGTGAATCATCTGGCCCCTTTTTTGCTCACCAACCTGCTGCTTGAGCGATTGAAGGCCAGCGCCCCGGCGCGCGTCGTAACGGTTGCCTCAAGCGGCCAGAGCGCCATAAACTTCGACGACCTGCAAGGCGAAAAACACTACAGCATGCTGGGGGCTTACGGCCAGTCCAAATTAGCCAATATCCTCTTCACCTACGAGCTTGCCAGACGGCTGGAGGGGACCGGCGTCACGGCAAATTGCCTGCATCCTGGCGTCGTCTCCACCAATCTTGCCCGCGAATTCAACCCGCTGTTCCGGGCAATGGCCCGACTCTTTTTCATCAGCCCGGCAAAAGGAGCGCAAACCTCCATCTATCTGGCCTCCTCGCCCGAAGTGGAGGGCGTAAGCGGCAAGTACTTCACCAAAAAGCGCGAGATACCATCATCCAAAGAATCGCATGACACGGCCAGCGCCCGGCGGCTCTGGCAGATCAGCGAGCAGCTTACCCAGCTTGTACCCGCTTAA
- a CDS encoding LLM class F420-dependent oxidoreductase encodes MRLGLQVPNFTYPDGQSHLGDAFGLIAERAERAGVYSLWVMDHFFQIRNVGPAEHEMLEGWSALAFAAGRTNRIKLGTMVTGITYRHPGILVKTATTLDVLSHGRAYFGIGAAWNEQEHKGLGVPFPPLKERFERLEETLQIALQMWSGDEKPYEGKHYHLERPLNSPQSAQRPHPPILIGGGGEEKTLRMVAQYADACNLFARMGKDVVQHKLEVLQAHCERLGRPYEQIEKTTLDTLRLSRDGSNGALTPAAAIDRFGELAAMGIDHALVNSPTVHELEFFDLLAEIVPEVEKIPVAGR; translated from the coding sequence TTGCGACTTGGTTTACAGGTTCCCAATTTCACCTATCCAGATGGGCAGAGCCATCTGGGCGACGCCTTCGGCCTCATCGCCGAGCGCGCCGAACGCGCAGGCGTCTATAGCCTGTGGGTAATGGACCATTTCTTCCAGATTCGCAACGTCGGGCCAGCCGAGCATGAAATGTTGGAAGGCTGGAGCGCCCTCGCCTTCGCCGCCGGGCGCACCAACCGCATCAAGCTGGGTACGATGGTCACAGGCATCACCTACCGCCATCCGGGCATCCTCGTCAAGACCGCGACTACCCTCGATGTCCTCTCGCACGGGCGCGCCTATTTCGGCATCGGCGCGGCCTGGAACGAGCAAGAGCATAAGGGACTGGGCGTCCCCTTCCCACCCCTGAAAGAACGCTTTGAGCGCCTGGAAGAGACGCTTCAGATCGCCTTGCAGATGTGGTCGGGAGACGAAAAACCCTACGAGGGCAAACACTACCACCTGGAGCGCCCCCTCAACTCGCCGCAGTCGGCGCAGCGCCCCCACCCGCCCATTCTGATCGGCGGCGGCGGCGAAGAGAAGACGCTGCGCATGGTCGCCCAGTATGCCGACGCCTGCAACCTCTTCGCCCGCATGGGCAAAGACGTGGTGCAGCACAAGTTGGAAGTCCTGCAAGCGCACTGCGAACGGCTGGGCCGTCCCTACGAGCAGATCGAAAAGACCACCCTCGACACCCTGCGGCTTTCGCGCGACGGCAGCAACGGCGCGCTGACTCCCGCAGCAGCGATTGACCGCTTCGGTGAACTGGCGGCAATGGGCATTGATCACGCCCTGGTCAATTCACCCACCGTCCACGAACTGGAGTTTTTCGATCTCCTGGCCGAGATCGTCCCGGAAGTCGAGAAAATCCCGGTTGCCGGGCGCTAA
- a CDS encoding methyltransferase domain-containing protein, whose amino-acid sequence MQDTVYLGIRRRDSEQPDSIVATAGLELAPVGTIQSMVQFQPGSLSEQIVEKGTFAVIRGLALQFSLEWGEILDILDTIAATYIRICERLGIERLMAVPRRPAMSLMRAEIHGLLPPYRFAPCNDVVGWVEHGVGLDEIRELRLKELSVSPDTLPLIYQITVAFLAEDITKRLSLLEQRHQTPDLTGLLRAAMRQANRQVHMDLDLLNSQRRLAEGNHQDAQETTMKVFSKKTSRPLGTTLSTSTIAKATEMTTDQKAASGDRQGFLPFAASTEFEANYLRQVVEHGGATIQRYKTLSYDLLQIEPGMQVLDVGCGIGVDLPALSDRVGEDGLVIGLDHNHELLRSAKEAISGRFNSRVVAAEAQEMPFPNRSFDCVRADRLLQHIPEPAPALAEMWRVLRPGGTLTLVEPDWKMVALFPGSPAGGNDDHTLNAILAYKQRESAHALIGRQFYSLLHQQGSDAWENVKVQVEVLALTSWPAVDAALLLSQMAHALAEEEPAMKDEINAWLKAVEIAAQRGEFLASMQLFFACARRASPRT is encoded by the coding sequence TTGCAAGATACCGTTTATCTGGGGATACGTCGTCGGGATTCGGAGCAGCCTGATTCCATTGTCGCAACGGCTGGTTTGGAGCTGGCTCCAGTAGGGACCATACAGTCTATGGTCCAGTTTCAGCCTGGTTCCTTATCTGAGCAAATTGTGGAGAAAGGCACATTTGCAGTAATCAGAGGTCTTGCTTTACAGTTTAGTCTCGAATGGGGGGAGATACTTGATATCCTCGACACTATTGCGGCTACCTATATACGGATTTGTGAACGCCTTGGAATCGAGAGGCTCATGGCGGTTCCTCGCCGACCTGCCATGAGTTTGATGCGGGCTGAGATTCATGGCTTACTGCCGCCCTATCGTTTTGCCCCATGCAATGATGTGGTCGGATGGGTAGAGCATGGTGTTGGTTTAGATGAAATCCGTGAACTACGTCTGAAAGAATTGTCCGTTTCTCCAGATACGCTGCCACTTATCTATCAAATTACTGTAGCTTTCTTAGCCGAAGACATTACCAAACGATTGTCCTTGCTAGAACAACGGCATCAAACACCCGATCTTACTGGATTACTGAGGGCTGCTATGCGCCAGGCGAACCGGCAGGTACATATGGACCTTGATCTGCTGAACAGCCAAAGAAGGCTGGCAGAGGGCAATCATCAAGATGCTCAGGAAACAACAATGAAGGTATTTAGTAAGAAGACCTCCCGGCCTCTTGGAACGACGTTATCTACTTCAACCATCGCAAAGGCAACTGAGATGACTACAGACCAGAAGGCAGCATCAGGTGACAGGCAAGGTTTCCTGCCATTTGCAGCTTCAACGGAATTTGAAGCCAACTATCTCCGCCAGGTCGTTGAGCATGGGGGAGCTACGATTCAAAGGTACAAAACCTTAAGCTACGATTTGCTCCAGATTGAGCCTGGGATGCAGGTGTTGGATGTCGGCTGTGGCATTGGAGTGGACCTGCCCGCCCTGTCTGATCGGGTAGGAGAGGATGGGCTGGTAATCGGCTTAGATCATAATCACGAACTTCTCCGGTCTGCCAAAGAGGCGATTTCGGGGCGGTTCAACTCGCGAGTGGTGGCAGCAGAGGCGCAGGAGATGCCCTTTCCCAATCGTTCCTTTGATTGCGTCCGCGCTGATCGTCTGCTCCAGCACATCCCCGAACCAGCGCCCGCGCTGGCTGAGATGTGGCGTGTCTTGCGCCCAGGAGGCACCCTGACACTTGTTGAGCCTGATTGGAAGATGGTGGCCCTATTCCCCGGCAGCCCAGCTGGAGGAAATGACGACCATACCCTGAATGCCATCCTGGCATATAAGCAGCGGGAAAGCGCACATGCGCTGATTGGCCGCCAATTCTACAGCCTTTTGCATCAGCAAGGTAGTGATGCTTGGGAAAACGTTAAGGTGCAGGTAGAAGTCCTCGCCCTCACGTCCTGGCCCGCCGTTGATGCGGCGCTCTTGCTCTCTCAGATGGCTCACGCGCTTGCAGAAGAAGAGCCAGCGATGAAAGATGAAATTAATGCCTGGTTAAAGGCTGTAGAAATAGCCGCACAACGCGGAGAGTTTCTGGCAAGTATGCAACTCTTCTTCGCTTGCGCTCGCAGAGCAAGTCCGAGGACATAA
- the add gene encoding adenosine deaminase: MRIPENLAAYLGAAPKAELHVHLEGSIQPATLLALAQRNGKQLPAQTVEELQQWFRYRDFDHFLQVYFEITGCLKTAEDYELIAYEFGAGMARQNARYAEVTFSPSTHYAALSIPFDTFFSGLTRGRTRARADFGVEMRWVFDIVRNIEDEARNRQLAEYVTAVAIEGMADGVVALGLGGGEVGYPPERFAPFFDKARAAGLHSAPHAGETVGPEGVWGAVRALGAERVGHGVRSIEDEALVEYLAEQGVPVEVCPTSNLRLGVYPSLAAHPLPRLYGAGVPLTVNSDDPPLFNTTLNQEVALLADPFGFDLAAVNTILLNGARQSFLPPEEKRALETSFQNEMARLQRDLALSPAVVSEPAQG; this comes from the coding sequence ATGCGGATTCCTGAGAACCTGGCGGCGTACCTGGGGGCCGCGCCAAAAGCGGAACTGCATGTGCATCTGGAAGGCTCGATTCAGCCCGCCACGCTCCTGGCGCTGGCGCAGCGCAACGGCAAGCAGTTGCCCGCGCAGACGGTGGAAGAGCTTCAGCAGTGGTTTCGCTACCGCGATTTCGATCATTTCCTCCAGGTCTATTTTGAGATTACGGGCTGCCTGAAAACGGCAGAAGATTATGAACTGATCGCCTACGAGTTTGGCGCGGGGATGGCTCGCCAGAACGCGCGCTACGCCGAAGTGACGTTCTCGCCCAGCACGCATTACGCTGCGCTGAGCATTCCTTTCGATACGTTCTTCAGCGGGCTGACACGGGGGCGCACGCGAGCGCGGGCCGATTTTGGCGTGGAGATGCGCTGGGTCTTTGATATTGTGCGCAATATCGAAGATGAGGCGCGGAACCGCCAGCTCGCCGAATATGTGACGGCGGTGGCGATAGAGGGGATGGCCGATGGGGTCGTGGCGCTTGGCCTGGGCGGCGGTGAGGTTGGCTATCCGCCAGAGCGTTTTGCCCCCTTCTTCGACAAGGCGCGGGCGGCAGGGCTGCACAGCGCGCCGCACGCGGGCGAGACGGTTGGCCCGGAGGGTGTCTGGGGCGCTGTGCGGGCGCTGGGGGCTGAGCGCGTGGGGCATGGCGTGCGCTCGATTGAGGACGAGGCGCTGGTGGAGTATCTGGCCGAGCAGGGCGTTCCTGTGGAGGTCTGCCCAACGAGCAATCTGCGCCTGGGCGTCTATCCCAGTCTGGCCGCGCATCCTCTACCGCGCCTGTATGGCGCTGGCGTGCCTCTCACGGTCAATTCCGACGACCCGCCGCTTTTTAATACGACGCTGAATCAAGAGGTGGCACTGCTGGCCGACCCGTTCGGCTTTGATCTTGCCGCTGTCAACACTATCTTGCTCAATGGAGCGCGCCAGAGTTTCCTGCCGCCAGAGGAGAAACGCGCGCTGGAAACCAGCTTCCAAAATGAAATGGCGAGGCTTCAGCGCGATCTGGCGCTTTCGCCAGCAGTGGTATCTGAACCAGCGCAGGGCTAG
- a CDS encoding transposase — protein METTITAKLKLTLTSEQFHALRQTQLAYRDVLNLVSKHAFAHGKTSNSRRLHHDLYDRVRGEYRLPSQMACSVFRQVGATYKALWRKWRKDQEALKAGYTKKRFKGLDDAPKYVSPTLTYVYGHDYSFRTGQEVSILTLTGRVRVPYQGWNRHVTLLGHGAIIGGAKLWYDRARKRFYLLVSLTIQTPDPLPTQARQIIGVDVGQRYLATVATLGKGVQFFSGKAVRARADHYARLQKRLQRKGTRSATRRRIAIGARERRLKLETNHTISKHMLDSHPHSVIGLEDLTGIRDRTKRTHGKKASRKQRRANQHASRWAFAELHDLLIYKAHLAGSLCIKVDADYTSQACPRCGHTSKGNRPKKGLLFCCEVCHYTLHADLVGARNISLRTLCIRQAWIQTGQVSTAPDGTDVEAKAARLTRYAELRWSPVPSSLPLGGSI, from the coding sequence ATGGAAACAACGATTACCGCCAAACTGAAATTGACGCTGACCAGCGAGCAGTTTCACGCGCTCCGGCAGACGCAACTCGCCTACCGGGACGTGCTGAATCTCGTGAGCAAGCATGCCTTTGCGCACGGCAAGACGAGCAACAGCCGCCGCCTGCATCATGATTTGTACGACCGGGTACGCGGCGAATACCGCCTGCCCTCGCAAATGGCATGCAGTGTGTTCCGGCAGGTGGGAGCCACGTACAAAGCGCTCTGGAGGAAGTGGCGCAAGGATCAGGAAGCCTTGAAGGCGGGCTATACCAAGAAACGCTTCAAAGGGCTGGATGACGCGCCGAAGTACGTCTCGCCTACGCTCACCTACGTCTATGGGCATGACTATTCGTTCAGGACCGGGCAGGAGGTGAGCATCCTCACGCTCACCGGGCGTGTCCGCGTCCCCTACCAGGGCTGGAACCGACATGTTACCTTGCTTGGGCATGGAGCCATCATCGGCGGGGCGAAGCTCTGGTATGATCGCGCCCGGAAGCGCTTCTATCTGCTGGTCAGCTTGACTATCCAGACCCCTGACCCGCTGCCCACCCAAGCGCGCCAGATCATCGGCGTGGACGTGGGGCAACGGTATCTTGCCACCGTTGCCACGCTTGGGAAAGGGGTACAATTTTTCTCTGGCAAGGCCGTCCGCGCCAGAGCAGACCACTATGCACGGCTGCAAAAACGCCTCCAACGCAAAGGCACTCGCAGCGCCACGCGGCGACGCATCGCCATTGGCGCACGAGAGAGACGGTTGAAGTTGGAGACCAATCACACCATCAGCAAGCACATGCTGGACTCCCATCCACACAGTGTGATCGGCCTGGAAGACCTGACGGGCATTCGAGACAGAACCAAACGCACACACGGGAAGAAGGCCAGCCGGAAGCAACGCAGAGCGAACCAACACGCGAGCCGCTGGGCCTTTGCCGAGTTGCACGACCTGCTGATCTATAAGGCCCACCTGGCAGGCTCCCTCTGCATCAAGGTGGATGCCGACTACACCAGTCAGGCGTGTCCGCGTTGCGGCCATACGAGCAAAGGCAATCGCCCGAAGAAGGGGCTGCTCTTTTGTTGCGAAGTCTGCCATTACACCCTCCATGCTGATCTGGTGGGGGCCAGAAACATTAGCTTGCGAACGCTCTGTATCCGGCAAGCCTGGATACAGACGGGGCAGGTGTCAACTGCCCCTGATGGAACGGACGTTGAAGCCAAAGCCGCGCGCCTTACGAGGTACGCGGAATTGCGGTGGAGTCCGGTTCCAAGCTCCCTGCCTTTAGGCGGGAGTATTTGA